The genomic segment TTCCAATTGGTGGTTTAAAAGAGAAACTAATAGCTGCTTATAAAGCAAAAATCAAAAAAGTTTTAATCCCTAAAAAGAATTATGAGAGAGATTTGGATGATATTCCACAAGAGGTAAAAGAGTCTTTAGAAATCAAAGTAGTAGAAAAAATCGAAGATGTTTTAAAAGAGGCACTACTTTAATGAGTTTTGTATCTAAAAAAGATTTGAGTGCTACAAATGTGATAATTTTTATCACGCTTGTAGCTTATATTATTCAAATAAATATACAAAATGGCTCACTTCTTATGGGATTAAACCTATATTTTTTAGTTGGTGGATTTTATTGGCAACCACTTACATCAATATTTTCTCACGGTGGAATTGCTCATCTTGGAATGAATATGTTTGTTTTATGGCAATTTGGAAACTTTATAGAAAAAGTTAGAGGTAAAAAAAGATTTATAATACTATATTTATTTACAGGTATTTTAACTTCGCTTTTATCGTTTTTATATATTTTTTATATTGATATTCAAGTAAATTTAGTTGGAGCTAGTGGTGCTATATGCGCTATTTTAGGTTATATTGCATACTTTGATAAGTATCAAAGAAATGGAATAATAACTTGGATTTTATTAATCTCAGTTGCACCTCTTTTAATAGGGCTTCCAATTGCTTGGTATGCTCACTTTATAGGTCTTTTTATTGGTTTTGTATATGCAATTATTGAAAAAAGATTTTTCCCTTTAATATCTTATAGATAAAAAATAAATAAAAGTGATATGTTTTAAAATAGCATAAAATGAGTTTATAGATGTATTATATGAAGGTTAAAAATGATAGATAAAAAGTACGAAAGATATGTTTTTGCAGTTATTATGGGTACAATTATGAGTTTTATAATGAGCTTTATAATCTCATTTATAAATTTAGGATTTATTGATGGATTTTTCCTAAAGTGGATGGAAGCTTTTTTTAAAGCAGCTGTTTGTGCAATTCCAATAATATCTGTTGTTGCGCCATTAGTAAAAAGGGTTGTTGCAAAAGTAATAAAATAGTAGATAAATTTTAAATATAATTAAATTTAGAGGTAAGCTATGAAAATTTTGAGTTTTGATTTAAAACTTATAGGATTAGTTTTTATAGTTTTACTATTTTTTGCTTCAAATTCTATTTTAGCTAGAATGGCTATTTTCACACAAAATATTGATGCTTTTTCTTTTACTTTTGTAAGAATTATATCTGCTATGTTTGTTCTTTTAATTATATACTTTTATAAAAATAAAAATCTAAAAATAGATTTAAAAACTAACTATCTTAGCGGATTTATGTTTTTTTTATATGCAATTTGTTTTTCATACTCATATATAAATATGGCTGCTGGTATTGGAACTTTGATTTTATTTGCAGTTGTACAATTATCTATGATTATTTTAGCTCTATTTTTAAATGAAAAATTAACTTTAAATAAAATTATCGGAATAACTATAGCTTTTGGTGGATTAATATATCTTTTGTATCCAAAAAGTGATTTTGCAATATCATACTTCCATACTTTTTTGATGTTTTTATCAGGAATTGGTTGGGCAATTTTTAGTGTTCTTGGAAAAAAATCAAACAATGCAACTTTAAATGCAACTGATAGTTTTGTTAAAGCTTTTATTTTTACAATAATATTTGTTATTTTTTATCTTTTCTTTTTTGGAAATAATCTTAAAATAGATTTTTATACTTTTATTTTATCAACTCTTTCAGGCTCAATAACAACTGCTTTTGGGGTATTTATTTGGTATGCAATTTTACCAAAAATGCAGATTATGACTGCAAGTATAGTTCAGTTAATAGTACCAATAATAGCCATAGTTTTAAGTATTGTTTTTCTTAATGAAACTTTTACTTTTGAACTTTTTATTTCTACTATTATTATACTTTTAGGAATTTTTATAGCTTTATATAAAAAAAGAAAAACTTAATTCATATAAAAATATAAAACTAATGGAATATAAAAGAGTGATATAACAGTTGAGATAAACAAAGCCACGCTCATAATTTGTGGTTTTACATTTAATAAAGTTGCTACTGTTACGGTATTTCCAGCAAGTGGTACAATAGAAAATAAAAACATGACAGTGTATAAACCATCATTTAAAAATTGAATATAGTTTTTGTCTATAAATATAAAGATTAATATACAAACAGGCCACACAACAAATTTTATAAACATAGCATAAGATATAAATTTTATATCAAAAGAGCTATCAAATCTAACTTTTTCAAGTCCCATTCCTACAATCATCATACCTAAAATAGTATAAGCACCTTTTATATATTCATTATAGTTCACAAATATCTCAGGTAGTTTTATCTCACATAAATTAAATATAACTCCTAAAATAAAAGCATATAAAACTGGAAGTTTAAGCATTTTTAAGAGGCTTTGTTTTGCACTAAAATTCCCTTTAGCAGTAATATAGTATCCAACAGAATTTTGATACAAAAGTGAAGCTAAAACAGTAAATATAAAAACATCAACCATATTTGGTTCTAAAAATAGTATTGCAAGTGGAATTCCTATATTCCCTGTATTTCCTGTTGAAGTGCTAAAAGCTAGTAAATTCGCACTGTTATCGTTATAAACTCTTTTAAAATATGCTAAAAGAGTAAAACTCAAAATTGAGCTAAAAATAAAGAAAAATAGTGGTAAAGATAAAGTTGCAGCACTTAAATTTATATTTATAGTTGCTGTAAAAATTATTAATGGAGATAATAAAAAAAGTAAGATTTTTGCAACAGTTTCTTTATCGCATTTAAGTAGATATGTGCTTAAAAATCCTAAAACAATACTTATGTATAAAGGGATTATTTTTCCTAATAGAGTAAAAAAGATCGACAAAACAATAGCCTCAAAATTAATTTTTGGAATTATATATTATTGAAGCTTTAAATGTATATAGCAAGAAGCTAAAACTTCTTACTATATTTAAGTTTTTAGTGTCTTGTTGCTATATTTTTTGAGTTAATTGTAGCTATTAATTTTTTAAGATTTTCAATTTTTCCCTCTTCTTCATGAATATTATCTTTACTATTTAAAGTAAAAATATCCATTTTTTTATCAAGGTAATTTGTTGTAAATTTACCATCTTTAAAATCTTGATCTCTAACTATTTCTCTATGAAGTGGAATATTTGTTGGGAAACCTTCAATATAGAACTCATCTAAAGCTCTTTTTGCTTTTTTTACACAACCTTCCCAGTCTAAAGCCCAAACGATTAGTTTTCCAACCATTGAATCATAATTTGGTGGAACTTTATATCCTGTATAAAGTGCAGAATCTAGTCTAACTCCTGGACCATTTGGAGTAAGATACTTTTCAACTGTTCCAACAGATGGCATAAATCCTTTTAGAGGATTTTCAGCATTTATTCTAAATTCAATAGAGTAACCTCTAAAATTAATCTCTTCTTGTAAGAAAATCATTTTACTACCTTCTGCAATTTGAATCATTCTTTGAATAATATCAACTCCAGTAATAGTTTCAGTTACAGGATGCTCAACCTGAACTCTTGTATTCATCTCAATAAAGTAGATGTTGTCATCTGGATCAAGTAAGAACTCAACAGTTCCAACACTTTCATATCCTAGTTTGAACATAGCTTTTGTAGCAATTCTATATAACTCTTTTCTAGCTTCATTGTTTAATAGTGGTGATGGAGCAATTTCAATAACTTTTTGGTGTCTTCTTTGAATAGAACAATCTCTTTCACCTAGGTGCAAAACATTTCCATATTTATCAGCAATAACCTGAATTTCTATATGTCTTGGATTTTCAACATATTTTTCAATAAATGCTTCTCCTCGACCAAAATATTTTTTTGCTTCATTTGAGGCACTTTCAAATAGTTCTTTGAACTCTTTTTCTTCTCTTACTATTCTCATTCCTCTTCCACCACCACCAAATGCAGCTTTGATAATTACAGGAAAACCAATCTCTTTTGCAATTCTAGCACCCTCTTCAATATCAGTAATTGGTTCATCAGTACCTTCAAGAACTGGAACACCAACTTTTTTCATAGCTACTTTAGATGCCATTTTATCACCAAAAAGTTCTATATGTTCTGGTTTTGGACCAATAAAGATAAGTCCATTTTCTTCACAAGCTCTAGCAAAATCAGCATTTTCACTTAAAAATCCATATCCAGGGTGAATAGCATCACAATCAGATTTTTTAGCTATTGATATGATTTTTTCATAATCTAAATATGCTTGAACAACATCTCCCATAATTGGATAACACTCATCTGCTTTTCTTACCCAAATACCTTCAATATCTACTTCAGAAAATATTGCAACACTTTTAATCTCAAGCTCTTTACAGGCTCTTATTATTCGTAGTGCAATCTCTCCTCTATTTGCAATAAGTACTTTATTAATCTTTTTCATATACTCACCTTATTAAAATTTTATATCGTGATTTTAGGGTATTTTTTTGATTTATTCTTCTTAATTTTTGTTAATTTAATAGTTGGATATTGCTAATATTATTGAATAAAAAAATCTTTAGCTAACAAAACTAAAGATTTTTTATTTAATTGTGAATTTATATTACCAAGAAATAGCAGCTCCACTAGCTCCCATAACTTCTTTTGCCTCTTCACTCATCATATGCATTTCCCAAACAGGTTCGAAAACTAAATTTACTTTTGCTTCATCAACTTCATCAACAGCCATAGCAACATATCTTACTTGCTCAAGCAGACTATCAGCAACTGGGCAAGCTGGGCTTGTAAGAGTCATATCTATTTCACAAAACAGATAGTTTTCTCTCTCTTCTAGTTCTATATTGTAAATTAGCCCTAAACTATAAATATCCACAGGGATTTCAGGGTCATAAACTTTTTTTAAATTCTCTATAATTTTCTCTTTTATTGCATCTTTATTAAAATTTCCACTCATAATTTATCCTTTTGCTTAAGCTTTTAAAGCATACTCTTTTATTTTTTTAATCATTCCAATAACTCCACTTTGTCTATTTGGAGTTATAACTTCGCTTAGTCCTAGTTCTCTTACTATATCCATATCAACATTTTTTAACTCTTCTATTGTAGAGTTTGAGAAAATCTCTAAAATAATGTAAACCAAACCTTTTACAATTATCGCATCACTTGTTCCATAAAAAAAGAGCTTATCATCTTTTTTCTCACAAATTAACCAAACTTGCGAAGTACAACCATGAACTAAATTTTCAGGAATTTGGTTTTTCTCATCAAAAGATGGTAGTTTTTTACCTAAATCAATAATATATTCATATTTTGCTAACTCTTCATCAAAAAATTCTAAATCCTCTTTTATAATCTCTAATCTTTTTTCTATACTCATTTTTAATCCTTCAACATACTTAATGCTTTTTTTAGTGCAACAATAAGCTTATTTATATCTTCAAAATCATTGTAAAGTGCAAGGCTTACTCTAATAGTTCCTTTTATTCCAAGTTTTTTCATAATTGGTTGAGCACAGTGATGCCCAACTCTAAGGGCAACTTGTAATTTATCAAGAAGTATTGAAATATCATCATGCATAATACCTTTAAAATTAAAGCTTCGAGTTCCACTACAATCTTTTAAATCATTATAAAAAATTATATCAGGAAATTTTTTTAACTCATCATCTAGATATTTCAAAAGCTCATTTTTTTTCTTTGATATTTCTTCATATCCAATATTTTCAATATATTTTAATGCCTCTTTAAAAGCTATAACTCCAGCAATATTTTGTGTTCCTGCTTCAAACTTATATGGAGAGTTCAAAAAAGTAGTTCCCTCTTTAAAATCAACACTGTTTATAACAGCTCCCCCTGTTTGATAAGGTTTTACACTTTCAAAAAACTTCTCTTTTATATAAATAGCTCCAACTCCTGTTGGACCAAAAGTTTTATGTCCTGAGATTGCAAAAAAATCACAATCAAGTTCTTGTACATCTATTTTAAAACTACTTAAACTTTGAGCTCCATCAATTAGGACAACACATCCATAATCATGAGCTAAAGAGATTATTTTTTTTATATCATGAACTTTTCCAAAAGCATTTGTAACATGAGCAACACTTACAAAAGAGTTTGGGTTCTTTTTTAAAATCTCTTCAAAATGATTAAAATCAAAATCTAAGTTAAGAGTACAATTTACAACTTCAAGTCCAGAGTTTAAGAATCTTCCTTGCATATGCCAAGGTACAATATTTGCATGATGTTCAAGGCTAGAGATAATAATTGTTTTAAACATATATGCAAAAGATGAAGCTATGAAATTTATACTTTCAGTTACCCCTTTTGTAAAAATTATCTCCTCTTTTTTTTTCGCATTTATAAATTTTTGTAAAACTTCTCTTGTATTTTCAAACTCAGTTGTGGCTTTATTTGCATCTCCGAAACTACTTCTATGAGTATTTGAACAATATTTTGTGTAGTATTCAACTGTTGCATCAATTACACTTTGTGGTTTTTGAGTTGTAGCTCCACTATCCAAATATACAGTTTTTGAATTTGTAAAGTATGGAAAATCTTTTTTATACATATTAAATAAAACTCTCTTTTTTATACTCTTCTAAGAACTCTTTTATTTTTTCATCTTTGATATTATTTTTTATTGAGTTTTCAAAAGCTTCAAGTAACATTTCATATGATTTCTCTTTGCTTATTCCTCTTGCTTGAAGATATAAAAGTTGCTCTTTATTTAAAGTTCCTGTTGTTGTTCCATGACTAGCTTCAAGTTCATCTATAAATATTTCAAGAAATGGTTGAGCAAAAATAACTGCATCATCACTTAGAAGTATTGAGTTACAGTTTTGGAAAGCTTTTGAATAAAGTCCAGTTTGTGTAACTATTGATCTTATTTTTACAACTGCTCGGCTTTTGTTAAGAAGTGAATTTTTATAATTTATATTACTTCTTGAGCTTTGATTGTTGTGAGTTGTTTTTACCAAAGTTGATATATTTGCACTATTTCTTAGTTTATTTAAACCATTTAACTCATAGTTTACTTCTAAACTATCAATTTTATTTTCAAAACTATTTACACAAAATCCATCTCCAAACTCAAAGTTTGATATTTCTAAATTTGATTTATCATCTTGTTTTACTTTACAAGCGAAAATTAAAGAGTTAGAAAGACTCATATCTTGAATTTTTACGTATTCTAAAGAGCCATTTTTTTCAACTTCTATTGTTCTATTTGCTAAAATTGTTGAATTGTTTAAGCTAGAAGTAAAAATTTCAATAATAGTTGCTTTTACTCCAGATTTTACATTTATTAAAAGATTATTTGTATATAAAATTTCACTATTTTTTGTATTATTTATAATAATTAAAGGCTTTTCTAAATCTTTTGATATTGTTAAAACCTTTTTATTGTTATCAAAACTATTTGCTATAGAAAATAGTTTTGAATCGTAAATTTCATCATCTTTTATAGATTCTAAATCAAGAGCAAAATCTAAAGTTTTATGCTCTTTAAAATCAAAATCAAAAAGTGAAGTAAAATCTATTTTTAAAAACTCTTCTTCTTTTTTTTGTGGAAGATTTATATTTAGATTAGCTATTTGCATTATTTATTCCTAATGCTTCAAAACCTTTCTCATCTAGTTCTAAAGCTAAACTATAATCTCCAGTTTTAGCTATTTTCCCATCACTTAAAATATGTACAAAATCTGGTTTTATAAGCTCTAAAAGTCTGTCATAGTGAGTTATCATTAAAATAGATTTTTTACCATCAAGCATTGAGTTTATAACATTTGCAACAATTTTGATAGCATCAACATCAAGTCCACTATCTATCTCATCTAGCATTATTAAATCTGGATTTAACATTAGAAGTTGTACAAGTTCATTTCTTTTTTTCTCTCCACCACTAAATCCATCATTTAAATCTCTTTGTAATAGTTTTCTATCAATATCAAATTTATTTGTCTCTTCTTTTACAAGTTTTAAAAACTCCATTGCATCTAGTTCATCTTTACCTTCATATGCTCTTTTTGCGTTCATAGCAGTTCTTAAAAAGTAGCTATTGTTTACTCCAGCAACTTCAACAGGGCTTTGAAAACTCATAAAAATACCTTCATTTGCTCTTGTTGTTACATCCATTTGTAGTAAATCTTTCTTTTTAAATGTAACTTTTCCGCTTACGACTTCACAGTCATAATGAGCTGCAAGTGTTTTAACTAAAGTAGATTTTCCAGCTCCATTTACACCCATAAGTGCATGAATTTCACCTTCTTTAATCTCTAAATTTAATCCTTTTAAAATCTCATTCTCATTTATACTAACTTTTAAATCTTCAATTTTTAATAATGTATTTTTTGTACTCATAATTAACCCACACTTCCTTCTAATGAAATATTTAATAACTCTTTTGCTTCAGCAGCAAACTCCATTGGTAGTTCTTTTAAAACCTCTTTACAAAAACCATTTACAATCATAGCAATTGCATCTTCTTCATCTATTCCTCTTTGATTTAAATAAAATAGTTGTTCATCTGAAATTTTTGAAGTTGTTGCTTCGTGTTCTATGTTCGCACTACTATTTCTAATCTCATGATATGGATATGTATGTGCTTGACATTTATGACCAATCAAAAGAGAATCACACTCAGAGATATTTCTTGCGTTTATAGCATTTTTACCAACTCTAACTAATCCTCTATAGGCATTTATACCTTTCATAGCAGAGATACCTTTTGATATAATTGTTGATTTTGTATTTTTACCCAAATGTATCATTTTTGTACCAGTATCTGCTTGTTGTGCTCTTGATGTTAAGGCAACAGAGTAAAACTCTCCTACACTATTATCACCTTGAAGCACACAAGATGGATATTTCCAAGTGATACTTGAACCAGTTTCTACTTGCGTCCAAGATACTTTTGAGTTATCACCTTTACATAAGGCTCTTTTCGTAACAAAATTTAAGATTCCACCTTTTCCAGTTTCATCTCCTGGATACCAGTTTTGAATAGTTGAATATTTTATATGAGCATTTTTAAGTGCAACTAATTCAACAACTGCTGCATGAAGTTGTCTATCATCCCTGCTTGGAGCTGAACATCCTTCATTGTATGAAACATAGCTTCCTTCATCACAAATTATTAAAGTTCTTTCAAACTGTCCTGTATTTAAAGCATTTATTCTAAAATATGTTGAAAGCTCCATTGGGCATCTTGTATTTTTTGGAATATAAACAAAACTTCCATCTGTAAAAACAGCACTATTTAAACAAGCAAAATAGTTATCAGTTACAGGAACAACGCTTGCTAAATACTCTTTTACAAGTTCTGGAAATCTATGTGCTGCTTCGCTAATTGAGCAAAATATAATTCCTAGTTTTTCAAGTTCATCTTGATATGTAGTTTTTATTGAAACTGAATCAAAAACAGCATCAACTGCAACACCAGCAAGCATTTTTTGTTCTTCAAGTGGAATTCCAAGTTTTTCATAAGTTTTCAAAATCTCAGGATCAACTTCATCTAAAGAGTTTAAAGCCTTTTTTGGTGCTGAATAGTATGCATAATCTTGATAATCTATTTTTGGATATTGTAAATTTGTCCATGTTGGCTCTTCCATTTTTAACCATTTTTCATATGCTTTTAACCTGAAATCTAGTAAAAATTGAGGCTCATCTTTTTTTGCACTAATTGCTCTTATAACATCTTCATTTAAACCTTTTGCAAAGGTATCGCTTTGAACCAAAGTTTCAAAACCTAATTTATAATCTGTGTTTATAATGTCATGTATTTGTTGATTTTCACTCATGACTTCTCCATAAAATTTATTTGTTTAATTAAGACTAATATTGTCCGATTTGAATAATATCAAAATAAGTATATAATGTAAAGACATAAATACTAATAAAGTAAAAGTATTTAGTAAAAAAAGTAATTTATTGCCTATTAAATCGCATTTAAAATTAAGATAAAATTTATCCTATTTTAAATAAAATACAAGAAAATTTATTATAAAAATAAAAAAATATTATAAAGTATGGAATACAAATGAAAAATTATTCAAAAAAAATAGATGAAAGAGTTAACAATCCAAAGAATTTTGGAGAGATAACAAAACAAGAGGCACAAAGTTTGGGCTGTAAACTAGTTGTTGCAGACTTTGAATCAAATGCAAATGATACTTTAAGAGTATATTTTGCTATTACTAAAGATAAAACAGTTTTTAATGCAAAATTTAAATCATTTGCAACTGGTTTAATAGTTGCTTTAAACGATATGATGATTGAGTTATGTATTGGAAAGAGTATTGAAAAAGTAGCAAATTTGTTTAAAACTGATGTTGAATTTGCTTTAAGAGATGAGCCACAAATACCAGCTCTTAGTATTGAAGAGTTACATAATAGTTTTTTAAATTTTGTGATATTAAAAAAAGTTGCATTAAATTTTGAAAAAAGAGATATGAACGATTTTGATGATGATTATGTTGTTTGCGATTGTGCAAGAACAAACTTAAAAACTATAAAAGATGCTATTAGAAATCTTGATTTACTAACTATTGAGGATATTGGAAATGTTACAAAAGCTGGAATATTTTGTAAATCTTGTCAAAAAGAGGGTGGACTTGAAGAAAAAGAGATATATTTAAGTGATATTTTGGAACAAACCAGAGCTCAAATAGAAGATGAAAAACAAAAAGATGAACCATCGTATATTAATACAAGTTTTGAAGCTATGACAAAAGAGCAAAAAATAGAGTTGATAGAAGATGTTTTAGATGATGATATAAGACCAATGCTTGTTATGGACGGTGGGAATATGGAAATTTTAGATATTGTAGAATCACCACCACATCATGATTTATATATTAGATATTTAGGTGCTTGTAGTGGGTGTAGTTCTGGAAGTATGGGAACTTTATATGCTATTGAGTCTATTTTACAAAGTAAAGTAAATGAAAATATTAGAGTTTTACCAATTTAAGATAAAAGATTAGTTATTTTGATACAATAAAATAAACTTTTTTAGGAATATTGATGTTTGCTATATACAATAATGGAACAGTAGGATTTAGAAGTACAAGTGACAATTTATATGCTTTGAAAAATGTTGAGGAATTAGAATCTGCTAGGTTTGAGCCAAAAGAGGGATTGATTCAAAATTTTTCAAATGAATTAAATAAAGAGAAAAAAGATCAATTTTTAAACTCTTATAAAAAAGTTGCAACTTTAGATAATCTTGAACCAGTTTATAAAGCAAGAGATATTATGACACATGATGTGATATATGCTAGAAATGACTCTACAATTGAAGATATATACTATTTAATAAAAGAAAAAAAAGTATCACAAGTCCCAATTACTGGCTTTGGAAAAAAGATAATTGGTATTGTAAACAAAAAAATAATTTTAACTTTACTTATGAATCATTTAGATGATACACAAACTATTTTAAAAAGAAAAATCGATGATGTTTATTTACCAGAAGTTTTAACAGCTGATCCAGATTCAGATGTTAGAGATGTTGTTAAAGTAATGTTAGATTTAAAGCTAGATGCAATTCCAATAGTTGATGATAGTGATATTTTGATGGGAATTATATCAAAAACAGATATTTTAAAAGCCGTTGCAAATTTACCAAAGCTTCAGCTTTGGTCTTGAAAGATATAACTTTTTATTTATAAAACTGTTCCATCATCAAAAATAACTTTATCTCTACCTTGATTTTTTGCTTCATAAAGTAGTTCATCTGCTTTTGTTTGTGCATCTGCAATACAGTTGTAATTATTTCTAAAAGTAACACCAGCTGAAAAAGCAATATTTATTTTATTCTCTTTGTATATAAAAGTACTATTTAAAAAAGCATTTTTTACTCTTTTTATGTATCTTATTACTTCTATTTTATCTCTAAAGTTTATTAATGCAACAAACTCTTCTCCTCCATATCTAGCAACAATATCTTCTTTTCTTGTAAGTTCTTTTAAGATTTTTGCAAAAGATTTTAAAATTTCATCACCACAAGCATGACCATAACTATCATTTATCTTTTTAAAGTGGTCAATATCAAAAAAAACAATTGCAAAATTTGTTTCAAATATAAAGAATTGTTTTTCAGTCTTTTTTGCTTCAACTTCATAAGCTCTTCTATTTAATACAGAAGTTAAAAAGTCAAATAAATAATCCTCTTTTGTCATTTGAAGCTCTCTTTCAAGCTCTTCAATTTGCTTATTTAACTGTTTAAATCTATCAATATTTGAGGACAAAATTCTATTGTTTTCAAGTAAAGAGTCCTCAAGTTTGTAAATAGTATTAATCAATCTTTTTTGAACCGCAGTTAGCTCTCTTTGTGAAAAATCAGAAATTTCTAAAGATTCTAAATCCTTTTTTATTTTTTTTATATCTTCATTTGAACTATTGCTATCATTTAGTGTTTTATCATAATATCTACTCATTAAAGAAGTTAGTTTTATAATATCGTTTGTTTTCTCTTTTAAAACTCTTCTATCAGCTTCAATTCTATTTTTTGCAAAGTTTTTTATTTTTAATATAGACTCTTTTGATGTTACATTTATTGGATTTTTAAGACAATCAAGAATAAAATCTTCAATTTCTTCTTTTAGCTCAAAATTTACTGAAGGTGCCAAAAGATCACTAAAAGTACCAATGAGTGATTTTAATTCATCATTATTTGCTCTTTTTAATAAAATAGGTATTATTTCAAAGATTGACTCTGTGTGTAGAACTTTTTTTTCATCATTTGTTAGATTTGTTAATGCTTCATTTAGTATTGTTACATCACTATATTCAGTTTTAAAAATCTTAGCTTGTTCTTTAAACTCTAAAAAGTAGTTTTCAGGGGTCGTTGGAAGGTTCTTTTGTCTTAATTTCTCTAAAGTATTTTTTGTAATCTCTTTTAGATTTTCATTCATAAAAGTGCCTTAAATTTTTTGTAACTATTATATCACTTATGATATAATAAATACTTAATCTTTAAAGGAAAATTTTATGCCAAATACAAATAATCAGATTTTAAAAAATACAAATTCAAAGCTACTTGATTTGTTTAATGCTTCTATAATGTTTGATAAAAAACTCTATTCTCAAGATATAAAAGGCTCAATTGCACACTCTAAAATGTTAGCTTTACAAAATATTATTACAAATGATGAACAAAAAAGTATAGAAAAAGGTCTTTTAC from the Aliarcobacter cryaerophilus ATCC 43158 genome contains:
- a CDS encoding rhomboid family intramembrane serine protease encodes the protein MSFVSKKDLSATNVIIFITLVAYIIQINIQNGSLLMGLNLYFLVGGFYWQPLTSIFSHGGIAHLGMNMFVLWQFGNFIEKVRGKKRFIILYLFTGILTSLLSFLYIFYIDIQVNLVGASGAICAILGYIAYFDKYQRNGIITWILLISVAPLLIGLPIAWYAHFIGLFIGFVYAIIEKRFFPLISYR
- a CDS encoding DUF2798 domain-containing protein, which encodes MIDKKYERYVFAVIMGTIMSFIMSFIISFINLGFIDGFFLKWMEAFFKAAVCAIPIISVVAPLVKRVVAKVIK
- a CDS encoding DMT family transporter, whose amino-acid sequence is MKILSFDLKLIGLVFIVLLFFASNSILARMAIFTQNIDAFSFTFVRIISAMFVLLIIYFYKNKNLKIDLKTNYLSGFMFFLYAICFSYSYINMAAGIGTLILFAVVQLSMIILALFLNEKLTLNKIIGITIAFGGLIYLLYPKSDFAISYFHTFLMFLSGIGWAIFSVLGKKSNNATLNATDSFVKAFIFTIIFVIFYLFFFGNNLKIDFYTFILSTLSGSITTAFGVFIWYAILPKMQIMTASIVQLIVPIIAIVLSIVFLNETFTFELFISTIIILLGIFIALYKKRKT
- a CDS encoding AEC family transporter → MSIFFTLLGKIIPLYISIVLGFLSTYLLKCDKETVAKILLFLLSPLIIFTATININLSAATLSLPLFFFIFSSILSFTLLAYFKRVYNDNSANLLAFSTSTGNTGNIGIPLAILFLEPNMVDVFIFTVLASLLYQNSVGYYITAKGNFSAKQSLLKMLKLPVLYAFILGVIFNLCEIKLPEIFVNYNEYIKGAYTILGMMIVGMGLEKVRFDSSFDIKFISYAMFIKFVVWPVCILIFIFIDKNYIQFLNDGLYTVMFLFSIVPLAGNTVTVATLLNVKPQIMSVALFISTVISLFYIPLVLYFYMN
- a CDS encoding acetyl-CoA carboxylase biotin carboxylase subunit; the encoded protein is MKKINKVLIANRGEIALRIIRACKELEIKSVAIFSEVDIEGIWVRKADECYPIMGDVVQAYLDYEKIISIAKKSDCDAIHPGYGFLSENADFARACEENGLIFIGPKPEHIELFGDKMASKVAMKKVGVPVLEGTDEPITDIEEGARIAKEIGFPVIIKAAFGGGGRGMRIVREEKEFKELFESASNEAKKYFGRGEAFIEKYVENPRHIEIQVIADKYGNVLHLGERDCSIQRRHQKVIEIAPSPLLNNEARKELYRIATKAMFKLGYESVGTVEFLLDPDDNIYFIEMNTRVQVEHPVTETITGVDIIQRMIQIAEGSKMIFLQEEINFRGYSIEFRINAENPLKGFMPSVGTVEKYLTPNGPGVRLDSALYTGYKVPPNYDSMVGKLIVWALDWEGCVKKAKRALDEFYIEGFPTNIPLHREIVRDQDFKDGKFTTNYLDKKMDIFTLNSKDNIHEEEGKIENLKKLIATINSKNIATRH
- a CDS encoding metal-sulfur cluster assembly factor, producing the protein MSGNFNKDAIKEKIIENLKKVYDPEIPVDIYSLGLIYNIELEERENYLFCEIDMTLTSPACPVADSLLEQVRYVAMAVDEVDEAKVNLVFEPVWEMHMMSEEAKEVMGASGAAISW
- a CDS encoding SufE family protein — protein: MSIEKRLEIIKEDLEFFDEELAKYEYIIDLGKKLPSFDEKNQIPENLVHGCTSQVWLICEKKDDKLFFYGTSDAIIVKGLVYIILEIFSNSTIEELKNVDMDIVRELGLSEVITPNRQSGVIGMIKKIKEYALKA
- a CDS encoding aminotransferase class V-fold PLP-dependent enzyme — its product is MYKKDFPYFTNSKTVYLDSGATTQKPQSVIDATVEYYTKYCSNTHRSSFGDANKATTEFENTREVLQKFINAKKKEEIIFTKGVTESINFIASSFAYMFKTIIISSLEHHANIVPWHMQGRFLNSGLEVVNCTLNLDFDFNHFEEILKKNPNSFVSVAHVTNAFGKVHDIKKIISLAHDYGCVVLIDGAQSLSSFKIDVQELDCDFFAISGHKTFGPTGVGAIYIKEKFFESVKPYQTGGAVINSVDFKEGTTFLNSPYKFEAGTQNIAGVIAFKEALKYIENIGYEEISKKKNELLKYLDDELKKFPDIIFYNDLKDCSGTRSFNFKGIMHDDISILLDKLQVALRVGHHCAQPIMKKLGIKGTIRVSLALYNDFEDINKLIVALKKALSMLKD
- a CDS encoding SufD family Fe-S cluster assembly protein — protein: MQIANLNINLPQKKEEEFLKIDFTSLFDFDFKEHKTLDFALDLESIKDDEIYDSKLFSIANSFDNNKKVLTISKDLEKPLIIINNTKNSEILYTNNLLINVKSGVKATIIEIFTSSLNNSTILANRTIEVEKNGSLEYVKIQDMSLSNSLIFACKVKQDDKSNLEISNFEFGDGFCVNSFENKIDSLEVNYELNGLNKLRNSANISTLVKTTHNNQSSRSNINYKNSLLNKSRAVVKIRSIVTQTGLYSKAFQNCNSILLSDDAVIFAQPFLEIFIDELEASHGTTTGTLNKEQLLYLQARGISKEKSYEMLLEAFENSIKNNIKDEKIKEFLEEYKKESFI